The nucleotide sequence AAATGAGGCCCGTGGTCAATTAGCCGTGTTTATTCAAGCAGCTAAAAATCGTGGCGAAGCCTTAGATCACATGTTGATCTACGGCCCACCAGGTTTAGGCAAAACCACCATGGCGATGATAGTTGCCAATGAAATGGGCGTGAATATTAAATCCACTTCTGGGCCTGTGCTGGAAAAAGCAGGCGATCTCGCGGCATTACTCACTAACCTTGAAGAAGGCGATGTGCTGTTTATCGATGAAATTCATCGATTAAGCCCAGTGGTTGAAGAAATCTTATATCCAGCCATGGAAGATTATCAGCTCGATATTATGATAGGTGAGGGCCCAGCGGCCCGTTCTATCAAGCTGGATTTACCGCCTTTTACCTTAATTGGCGCGACCACGCGCGCAGGCTCATTAACTTCGCCGCTGCGTGCCCGCTTTGGTATTCCACTGCGGCTTGAGTTTTACAATGTTGATGACTTAGCCACTATTGTGAGTCGCAGCGCGCGGGTAATGGGCGTTGAAATGGATACCGATGGCGCTAAAGAGCTCGCCAAACGTGCCCGCGGTACGCCGCGAATTGCCAACCGCTTATTAAGACGCGTGCGCGATTACGCCGAAGTTCAGCATGATGGTGTGATTAATGCCTATGTGGCTGAACAAGCGCTTAACTTACTCGATGTTGATG is from Shewanella sp. SNU WT4 and encodes:
- the ruvB gene encoding Holliday junction branch migration DNA helicase RuvB, giving the protein MIEADRLIYPAAQGQQEEVIDRAMRPKLLSEYTGQNEARGQLAVFIQAAKNRGEALDHMLIYGPPGLGKTTMAMIVANEMGVNIKSTSGPVLEKAGDLAALLTNLEEGDVLFIDEIHRLSPVVEEILYPAMEDYQLDIMIGEGPAARSIKLDLPPFTLIGATTRAGSLTSPLRARFGIPLRLEFYNVDDLATIVSRSARVMGVEMDTDGAKELAKRARGTPRIANRLLRRVRDYAEVQHDGVINAYVAEQALNLLDVDAEGFDFMDRKLLLAIIDKFGGGPVGLDNLAAAIGEERETIEDVLEPFLIQQGFVQRTPRGRIASDRAYMHFGLTRPQA